The Allocatelliglobosispora scoriae genome contains a region encoding:
- a CDS encoding PQQ-dependent sugar dehydrogenase produces the protein MRALVVAAVSATFLTALSSGSGAQAAPVPAADYQQISLASGSAELGEAMSLAVMPNRSVIHTARNGTVRVTDAAGNTKVAGNIPVYTHDEEGLQGVAVDPNFASNRYVWLYYSPTLTTPGGDAPTSGTAADFAPWKGHLNLSRFTLNTDDTLNMGSEKIVLTVDNDRGQCCHVGGDIDFDAAGNLYLTTGDDTNPFESNSFTPIDERTDRNPQFDAQRSSANSNDLRGKVLRITPTAAGGYTIPSGNMFAPGTAKTRPEIYAMGFRNPFRMSVDKPTGNVYLGDYGPDSGATDPNRGPNGQVEFDRITAPGFYGWPYCTGTNTTTETYNEYTFPSGPSQAKYNCTGGATNNSFRNTGITTLPAAKASWIRYGGDAGTPPEFGGGSESPMGGPVYRYNAASTSSVKFPQSLDGRYFAGEYGRRWIKAITVNGDGTYGEISAFPWTGTQVMDMAFGPDGALYVLDYGTGSGNQALFRIEYIGTGTNRNPVAVASANKTSGPAPLAINFSSAGSSDPEGGALSYLWTFGDGTTSTAANPTKTYTANGTYNPTLRVTDPQGLTGTASLVVTVGNSAPVVNVSAPADGQLFTFGDTIPFTVSVTDPEDGTINCSRVTVTYSLGHDSHAHQITSKTGCTGTITIPVDGEHDAAANIFGVIDASYTDNGGLTTRTVRTLQPKKRQGEHFGGQSGVQVAPHAAAEGGNTAGFIENGDWISYTPYRINNATQFTARVSSAGAGGTLEIRSGSATGTLHGTATVAPTGSWETFATVSANLTNLPAGTVPLFLVFKGGAGYLFDVDSFTFVTGSTPTPTAVALRAGANAKYVTAGTAALIASATTIGTAQQFEVVTLSGGNIGLRARVNNMFVCAENGGANPLIANRASAGSWETFTLVNNSDGTVSIRATVNSMYVTAENAGAEPLIANRAAIGPWEKFTLVNV, from the coding sequence ATGCGAGCGCTCGTCGTCGCCGCCGTCTCCGCGACCTTCCTCACCGCGCTGAGCTCCGGGTCCGGCGCCCAGGCGGCCCCTGTCCCGGCCGCCGACTACCAGCAGATCTCCCTCGCCTCCGGCAGCGCCGAGCTCGGCGAGGCGATGTCGCTGGCCGTCATGCCGAACCGTTCGGTGATCCACACCGCCCGCAACGGGACCGTCCGGGTCACCGACGCCGCCGGGAACACGAAGGTCGCGGGCAACATCCCCGTCTACACCCACGACGAGGAAGGGCTCCAGGGCGTCGCCGTGGACCCCAACTTCGCCAGCAACCGCTACGTCTGGCTCTACTACTCCCCGACCCTCACCACTCCGGGCGGCGATGCACCCACGAGCGGCACCGCGGCGGACTTCGCACCGTGGAAGGGCCACCTCAACCTGTCGCGCTTCACCCTCAACACCGACGACACGCTCAACATGGGCAGCGAGAAGATCGTGCTCACGGTCGACAACGACCGGGGCCAGTGCTGCCACGTCGGCGGTGACATCGACTTCGACGCGGCGGGCAACCTCTACCTGACCACCGGCGACGACACCAACCCGTTCGAGTCCAACTCGTTCACCCCGATCGACGAGCGCACCGACCGCAACCCGCAGTTCGACGCGCAGCGCTCCTCGGCCAACAGCAACGACCTGCGGGGCAAGGTCCTGCGGATCACGCCGACGGCCGCAGGCGGCTACACGATCCCGTCGGGCAACATGTTCGCGCCCGGTACGGCGAAGACCCGCCCCGAGATCTACGCGATGGGCTTCCGCAACCCGTTCCGGATGAGCGTCGACAAGCCCACCGGCAACGTCTACCTCGGCGACTACGGCCCCGACTCCGGCGCCACCGATCCCAACCGGGGCCCCAACGGCCAGGTCGAGTTCGACCGGATCACCGCACCGGGCTTCTACGGCTGGCCCTACTGCACCGGCACGAACACCACCACCGAGACCTACAACGAGTACACGTTCCCGTCCGGCCCGTCGCAGGCCAAGTACAACTGCACCGGCGGCGCGACGAACAACTCCTTCCGCAACACCGGCATCACCACGCTGCCCGCGGCGAAGGCGAGCTGGATCCGCTACGGCGGCGACGCCGGCACCCCGCCGGAGTTCGGCGGCGGCTCCGAGTCGCCGATGGGCGGCCCGGTCTACCGCTACAACGCCGCCTCGACCTCATCGGTCAAGTTCCCGCAGTCGCTCGACGGCCGCTACTTCGCCGGTGAGTACGGCCGCCGCTGGATCAAGGCGATCACCGTCAACGGCGACGGCACCTACGGCGAGATCTCGGCGTTCCCGTGGACCGGCACGCAGGTCATGGACATGGCGTTCGGCCCCGACGGCGCGCTCTACGTCCTGGACTACGGCACCGGCTCGGGCAACCAGGCCCTCTTCCGGATCGAATACATCGGCACCGGGACCAACCGCAACCCGGTCGCGGTGGCGTCGGCGAACAAGACCTCCGGCCCGGCACCGCTGGCGATCAACTTCTCGTCGGCGGGCAGCTCGGACCCCGAAGGCGGCGCACTGAGCTACCTGTGGACGTTCGGCGACGGCACCACCTCGACCGCGGCCAACCCGACGAAGACGTACACGGCGAACGGCACCTATAACCCGACGCTGAGGGTGACCGACCCGCAGGGCCTGACCGGCACGGCGAGCCTGGTCGTCACCGTCGGCAACAGCGCGCCGGTGGTGAACGTCTCGGCCCCCGCCGACGGCCAGCTCTTCACCTTCGGCGACACGATCCCGTTCACCGTCAGCGTCACCGACCCGGAGGACGGCACGATCAACTGCTCGCGGGTGACCGTGACCTACTCGCTGGGCCACGACAGCCACGCGCACCAGATCACCTCCAAGACCGGCTGCACCGGCACGATCACGATCCCGGTCGACGGCGAGCACGACGCGGCGGCGAACATCTTCGGTGTCATCGACGCGTCCTACACCGACAACGGCGGCCTCACCACGCGGACCGTCCGCACGCTGCAGCCCAAGAAGCGCCAGGGTGAGCACTTCGGCGGCCAGTCCGGCGTCCAGGTCGCTCCGCACGCGGCGGCCGAGGGCGGCAACACCGCCGGATTCATCGAGAACGGCGACTGGATCTCCTACACCCCCTACCGCATCAACAACGCCACCCAGTTCACGGCGAGGGTCTCCTCGGCAGGCGCGGGCGGCACCCTGGAGATCCGCAGCGGCTCGGCGACCGGCACCCTGCACGGCACCGCGACCGTGGCGCCGACCGGCAGCTGGGAGACGTTCGCGACCGTCTCCGCCAACCTCACCAACCTGCCCGCCGGGACCGTCCCGCTCTTCCTCGTCTTCAAGGGCGGCGCCGGCTACCTCTTCGACGTGGACTCCTTCACCTTCGTCACCGGGAGCACCCCGACCCCGACAGCCGTGGCGCTGCGGGCCGGAGCCAACGCCAAGTACGTCACCGCCGGGACGGCGGCGCTGATCGCCAGCGCCACCACGATCGGCACCGCGCAGCAGTTCGAGGTGGTCACCCTCAGCGGCGGCAACATCGGCCTTCGGGCGAGGGTCAACAACATGTTCGTCTGCGCGGAGAACGGCGGCGCCAACCCGCTCATCGCCAACCGCGCCTCGGCGGGCTCGTGGGAGACCTTCACCCTCGTCAACAACTCCGACGGCACCGTCAGCATCCGGGCCACGGTGAACAGCATGTACGTCACGGCGGAGAACGCCGGGGCCGAGCCGCTGATCGCCAACCGGGCGGCGATCGGGCCGTGGGAGAAGTTCACCCTGGTCAACGTCTGA
- a CDS encoding ThuA domain-containing protein, which yields MLRRTIGLLAGLALLAGSVAVPAVSATAAPLTKVLVFSKTAGFRHSSIPNGIAAVQALGAANGFSVTATEDAAQFTTANLAQYQAVIWLSTTGDVLDATQQTAFQSYIAAGGGYVGVHAAADTEYDWPWYGGLVGAWFSSHPAQQQATIKVEDRGNVSTSHLAPTWTRTDEWYNYRTNPRSVAKVLASLDESSYSGGTMAGDHPITWCQNYGGGRSWYTGLGHTEESYTDANFTKMLLGGIQIAAGSKAADCRPETGYTSLFDGTQTSLNAWRQAGPGGFTLANGTISSFGGMGLLWYPVRTFADYSLKLDWMMPGDDNGGVFIGFPDPLGDPWGPVNAGHEIQIDATDADVTRTTGSVYSFKAPDLTARAAALLPPGSWNTYEVGVHGQRVEIWLNGVKINDYTSTRAISNGYIGVQNDGDAAHISYRNIRIKAGGTQPPATDIAQGKPATASSVESGSPHVAANAVDGNSGTRWGSLYTDPQWITVDLGSSYNLSRVRLNWETAYGRAYQVQVSPDNATWTSIYSTTTGDGGVDDLTLTGTGRYVRVYGTQRATQWGYSLWDLNVYGTPATSTPVLLSQGKPTAASSVQTGSTLTANLAVDGNTGTRWGSAYADPQWISVDLGQSRSISRVRLNWEAAYGKAYQIQFSPDNATWTSAYSTTAGDGGIDDLTVTGTARYVRVYGTQRALTQYGYSLWELEVFGL from the coding sequence ATGCTCAGAAGAACAATCGGGCTGCTGGCCGGACTGGCCCTCCTGGCCGGTTCGGTCGCGGTGCCCGCGGTCTCGGCCACCGCAGCTCCGCTGACGAAGGTCCTGGTCTTCAGCAAGACCGCGGGCTTCCGCCACTCGTCGATCCCCAACGGCATCGCCGCCGTCCAGGCGCTCGGCGCGGCCAACGGCTTCTCGGTCACCGCGACCGAGGACGCCGCCCAGTTCACCACCGCCAACCTCGCGCAATACCAGGCCGTCATCTGGCTCTCCACCACCGGCGACGTCCTCGACGCCACCCAGCAGACCGCCTTCCAGTCCTACATCGCCGCCGGTGGCGGCTACGTCGGCGTGCACGCGGCGGCTGACACCGAGTACGACTGGCCGTGGTACGGAGGCCTCGTCGGCGCCTGGTTCAGCTCGCACCCGGCACAGCAGCAGGCGACGATCAAGGTCGAAGACCGGGGCAACGTCTCCACCTCGCACCTCGCGCCGACCTGGACGCGCACCGACGAGTGGTACAACTACCGCACCAATCCCCGCTCGGTCGCGAAGGTCCTCGCCAGCCTCGACGAGTCGTCCTACAGCGGCGGCACGATGGCCGGGGACCACCCGATCACCTGGTGCCAGAACTACGGCGGCGGCCGCTCCTGGTACACGGGCCTCGGCCACACCGAGGAGTCCTACACCGACGCCAACTTCACGAAGATGCTGCTCGGCGGCATCCAGATCGCCGCGGGGAGCAAGGCCGCGGACTGCCGCCCGGAGACGGGTTACACGAGCCTCTTCGACGGTACGCAGACCAGCCTCAACGCGTGGCGCCAGGCGGGTCCCGGCGGCTTCACGCTCGCCAACGGCACGATCAGCTCCTTCGGCGGCATGGGGCTGCTCTGGTACCCCGTGCGCACCTTCGCCGACTACTCGCTCAAGCTCGACTGGATGATGCCGGGCGACGACAACGGCGGCGTCTTCATCGGCTTCCCCGATCCGCTCGGCGACCCGTGGGGTCCGGTCAACGCCGGGCACGAGATCCAGATCGACGCCACCGACGCCGACGTCACCCGGACCACGGGCAGCGTCTACAGCTTCAAGGCGCCGGACCTGACCGCTCGGGCGGCGGCGCTGCTGCCCCCGGGCTCGTGGAACACCTACGAGGTCGGCGTACACGGCCAGCGGGTCGAGATCTGGCTCAACGGCGTGAAGATCAACGACTACACGAGTACGCGGGCGATCAGCAACGGGTACATCGGCGTGCAGAACGACGGCGACGCCGCGCACATCTCCTACCGCAACATCCGCATCAAGGCCGGCGGCACCCAGCCGCCCGCCACCGACATCGCCCAGGGCAAGCCCGCCACCGCGTCCAGTGTGGAGTCCGGCAGCCCACACGTCGCCGCCAACGCCGTCGACGGCAACTCCGGCACCCGCTGGGGCAGCCTCTACACCGATCCACAGTGGATCACCGTGGACCTCGGCTCGTCCTACAACCTCAGCCGGGTGCGCCTCAACTGGGAGACCGCCTACGGCAGGGCATACCAGGTGCAGGTCTCGCCCGACAACGCGACCTGGACCAGCATCTACTCCACCACCACCGGTGACGGCGGCGTCGACGATCTGACGCTCACCGGCACCGGCCGCTACGTCCGGGTCTACGGCACGCAGCGGGCCACGCAGTGGGGCTACTCGCTGTGGGACCTCAACGTCTACGGCACCCCCGCGACCAGCACGCCCGTCCTGCTCTCGCAGGGCAAGCCCACGGCGGCCTCCAGCGTGCAGACCGGCAGCACGCTGACCGCGAACCTGGCGGTCGACGGCAACACCGGCACCCGGTGGGGCAGCGCGTACGCCGACCCGCAGTGGATCTCGGTGGACCTCGGGCAGTCCCGCTCGATCAGCCGGGTGCGCCTGAACTGGGAGGCCGCGTACGGCAAGGCCTACCAGATCCAGTTCTCGCCCGACAACGCCACCTGGACCAGCGCCTACTCCACCACGGCCGGTGACGGCGGCATCGACGACCTCACCGTCACCGGCACCGCCCGCTACGTGCGCGTCTACGGCACGCAGCGAGCCCTCACCCAGTACGGCTACTCCCTCTGGGAGCTCGAGGTCTTCGGCCTCTAG
- a CDS encoding ricin-type beta-trefoil lectin domain protein, translating into MAQTSRLRLSAGAAMLALALVATGIVVTAQPDPAAAAPPPTSSFEKVKLDGGLSMGEPIELSVLPDGKVLYINRGTSAAGGQVRLYNPATNITTVALTLQLDARFEDGLIGITLHPQFASNRWVYLFYSPAVTPLVNRISRFTFNATTLVLDPASEAKLIEWPTERRLCCHSAGSMTWDSNNNLYFAVGDNTNSGGDSAGMAPIDERTARDAQYDAQRTAGNTNDLRGKINRIHPESNGTYTIPAGNLFPVGTALTRPEVYIMGDRNPYRIWVDKQANNTLYWGEVGPDAGATIANRGPAAYDEFNRATGPGNYGWPYCGGPNVAYNDWDFAANAPRGWFPCGGTTGPVNNSPRNTGLQQLPPTKPSLVWEQHGGSREWPALDNPGGCGSPNHAEVYHYNPNLNSQVKWPAYYDNKLLITEYCRNWIKEIQFDNGNPVTGNPTVIEPVVSGMQLVHPIDMEFGPDGSLYVLEYGNGYFSGDVAAGLYKINYVAGGRSPTAVATANRDNGLAPLAVAFSSAGSTDPDGDPLTYAWDFDNNGTTDSTAANPSFTYTTVGDKRARLTVNDGTGRSGTTTIAIVVGNNRPVVTMGGVPDGGLFDWNDNLTSTAAATDAQDGTIACANVVVRAALGHQEHAHEEGQGTGCGFTVNTGPVHAGPDSVLFFVLRGSYADSGAAGTVPLTGEKQLTLWPKQWQAEHYVTLNGPQVITQAAAEGGKRLGDIQTGEYVRHHGVSLKGITGVSARVSSAGAGGTISFRFDSPTGPEVARVTVANTGGWDNYTTVTAPVTKPDDNTHDLYLVFTGAAGGAIFDIDSYTFTGAGVGVPGGTGPRTGPIKGMAKCAEVNGGATADGTKIQMWDCNGQTNQVWTVQGDGTIRSLGKCMDVQASGTANGTLIHLWTCNGTGAQQWVAGANGSLRNPQSNRCLDIPASNPSNGRQLQIYDCNGTGAQNWTLP; encoded by the coding sequence ATGGCACAGACCTCGCGCCTGCGATTGTCCGCAGGCGCCGCGATGCTCGCGCTCGCCCTCGTGGCGACCGGCATCGTGGTCACCGCGCAGCCCGACCCGGCTGCCGCCGCACCACCGCCCACCAGCTCGTTCGAGAAGGTCAAGCTCGACGGCGGCCTGTCGATGGGCGAGCCGATCGAGCTCTCCGTCCTGCCCGACGGCAAGGTCCTCTACATCAACCGGGGCACCAGTGCCGCCGGCGGCCAGGTCCGGCTCTACAACCCGGCCACCAACATCACCACCGTGGCGCTGACGCTGCAGCTCGACGCCCGGTTCGAGGACGGGCTCATCGGCATCACGCTGCACCCGCAGTTCGCGAGCAACCGGTGGGTCTACCTCTTCTACTCCCCGGCCGTGACGCCGCTGGTCAACCGGATCTCCCGGTTCACCTTCAACGCCACCACGCTCGTCCTCGACCCGGCGAGCGAGGCGAAGCTGATCGAGTGGCCCACCGAGCGGCGCCTGTGCTGCCACTCGGCCGGGTCGATGACGTGGGACAGCAACAACAACCTCTACTTCGCGGTCGGCGACAACACCAACTCCGGCGGCGACTCGGCGGGCATGGCCCCGATCGACGAGCGGACCGCCCGCGACGCCCAGTACGACGCGCAGCGCACCGCGGGCAACACCAACGACCTGCGTGGCAAGATCAACCGGATCCACCCGGAGAGCAACGGGACCTACACGATCCCGGCGGGCAACCTCTTCCCGGTCGGCACCGCGCTGACCCGGCCCGAGGTCTACATCATGGGCGACCGCAACCCCTACCGGATCTGGGTCGACAAGCAGGCGAACAACACCCTCTACTGGGGTGAGGTGGGGCCGGATGCCGGTGCCACGATCGCCAACCGGGGACCGGCCGCCTACGACGAGTTCAACCGGGCGACCGGGCCGGGCAACTACGGCTGGCCCTACTGCGGCGGCCCCAACGTCGCCTACAACGACTGGGACTTCGCCGCCAACGCCCCGCGCGGCTGGTTCCCCTGCGGCGGCACGACCGGACCGGTCAACAACTCGCCGCGCAACACCGGTCTGCAGCAGCTCCCGCCGACCAAGCCCTCGCTCGTGTGGGAGCAGCACGGCGGCAGCCGCGAGTGGCCCGCCCTCGACAACCCGGGCGGCTGCGGATCGCCCAACCACGCCGAGGTCTACCACTACAACCCCAACCTGAACTCCCAGGTCAAGTGGCCGGCGTACTACGACAACAAGCTGCTCATCACCGAGTACTGCCGCAACTGGATCAAGGAGATCCAGTTCGACAACGGCAACCCGGTCACCGGCAACCCGACCGTCATCGAGCCGGTCGTGAGCGGAATGCAGCTCGTGCACCCGATCGACATGGAGTTCGGGCCCGACGGGTCGCTCTACGTCCTGGAGTACGGCAACGGCTACTTCTCCGGCGACGTCGCGGCCGGGCTCTACAAAATCAACTACGTCGCCGGCGGGCGCTCGCCGACCGCCGTCGCCACCGCCAACCGGGACAACGGCCTGGCACCGCTGGCGGTCGCCTTCTCCAGTGCCGGCAGCACCGACCCGGACGGCGATCCGCTGACCTACGCGTGGGACTTCGACAACAACGGGACCACCGACTCCACCGCGGCGAACCCGTCGTTCACCTACACCACCGTGGGGGACAAGCGGGCGCGGCTGACCGTCAACGACGGCACCGGGCGGTCCGGGACCACCACCATCGCGATCGTCGTCGGCAACAACCGGCCGGTGGTGACGATGGGCGGCGTACCCGACGGCGGGCTCTTCGACTGGAACGACAACCTGACGTCGACCGCGGCCGCGACCGACGCGCAGGACGGGACGATCGCCTGCGCCAACGTCGTGGTCCGAGCGGCGCTCGGACACCAGGAGCACGCCCACGAGGAGGGGCAGGGGACCGGCTGCGGCTTCACCGTCAACACCGGACCCGTCCACGCCGGGCCCGACTCGGTGCTCTTCTTCGTGCTGCGCGGCAGCTACGCCGACTCCGGCGCTGCGGGTACCGTCCCGCTGACGGGGGAGAAGCAGCTCACGCTGTGGCCCAAGCAGTGGCAGGCCGAGCACTACGTGACGCTCAACGGCCCGCAGGTCATCACGCAGGCCGCAGCCGAGGGCGGCAAGCGGCTCGGTGACATCCAGACCGGGGAGTACGTCCGCCACCACGGCGTCAGCCTCAAGGGGATCACCGGCGTCAGCGCCCGCGTCTCCTCGGCGGGTGCCGGCGGCACGATCTCCTTCCGCTTCGACTCGCCGACCGGCCCCGAGGTGGCACGGGTGACCGTCGCCAACACCGGCGGCTGGGACAACTACACCACCGTCACCGCGCCGGTCACCAAGCCCGACGACAACACCCACGACCTCTACCTGGTCTTCACCGGTGCGGCCGGCGGCGCCATCTTCGACATCGACAGCTACACCTTCACCGGTGCGGGCGTCGGCGTGCCGGGCGGCACCGGTCCGCGGACCGGTCCGATCAAGGGCATGGCGAAGTGCGCCGAGGTCAACGGCGGTGCCACCGCCGACGGCACCAAGATCCAGATGTGGGACTGCAACGGGCAGACCAACCAGGTCTGGACGGTGCAGGGCGACGGCACGATCCGGTCGCTCGGCAAGTGCATGGACGTGCAGGCCAGCGGCACCGCCAACGGCACCCTGATCCACCTGTGGACCTGCAACGGCACCGGCGCCCAGCAGTGGGTGGCCGGGGCCAACGGCAGCCTGCGCAACCCGCAGTCCAACCGCTGCCTCGACATCCCCGCCTCCAACCCCAGCAACGGCCGCCAGTTGCAGATCTATGACTGCAACGGCACCGGTGCGCAGAACTGGACCCTGCCCTGA
- a CDS encoding glycosyl hydrolase family 95 catalytic domain-containing protein: protein MPLAPAVASPTDAAFNSTSGALNVNYAGYLSKHDIVYNKVNTNPLYGLTVGNGKTGAMAWGQNGLTMQVSGVDLSQQSAFAAGNVGLTTSPAMDSGYTTYQQRLSLYDGILTTKYDSNRTVTIMGSPNSEVMGIHVDDSRAGVSSIALDLSMWDPNSVSNSGDVPDINTWRTVSTFADATAAGFSRGQSDANGFGYTLAATVEGASFTTQVVNGTRVRLNITPTSSYTIWFTAASRVNSPGANSVTQARNQLSAVKATGYATTLNNYRNWWHAFWERSFVQYSNSSGDADYLENVYYLSTYMIAAGGFGNYPYHFINGVFRATGDATKWSNGYWYWNQRDVYNSFLASNHVDMLAVFNRLYSRNYNALKAYTQTRYAIDGLWVPETMGWDGNARGTVGSDYVNDIYSTGTEAAYNMYLQYRYSNDTAYLQNTVYPYMREVVKFYQRKFTLDSGSGKWVMVNSNAHETYWDVRNAITDLAAVRLLFPLTIQVSTQLGLDSGLRAGWQSMLDNLYPYQVSNGAWLPHDPPTSPTRNGENVSAELIWPYDRTGIGASDFQTALNTWNVRPNPYSNVWANDAVQAARLGLGDQALSGMKLMLQRYQNYPNGMTNNTNGVFEYLGVHLTALNESLMQSYNDKIRVFPAVPGDSSFVGKFTLLAKDGFVVSSEREAGEIKYVGLKSLYGKDARVVNPWGTQQVRVRRTGDNAIITTSTAAEVTFATAANTVYVLERVAKPLTGYTSVQLSGTANQGPKSLSGTASTLGLAGAGGGGGLVNDTELTYSANWYHTTGRGYGDYNDDTHHTNTVGAEASYTFTGTGVEYLSERNGDMGNVDVYLDNVFQANVNLYVATARQAQAVVYARTGLSNGQHTIRIVNKATAVGMVDALRITTGGTPPGSTIKGIRAQVNSLYVCAENGGAAALIANRASIGAWEQFDVFDLGSGNVALRARVNGLYVTAPNNGANPLIASATAIGTAETFGLVSNSDGTVSLLARINNRYVVAENGGAAALVANRTAIGPWEKFTLVNP from the coding sequence ATGCCGCTCGCCCCGGCGGTCGCGTCGCCCACCGACGCCGCCTTCAACTCCACCAGCGGCGCTCTCAACGTCAACTACGCCGGTTACCTCTCCAAGCACGACATCGTCTACAACAAGGTCAACACGAACCCCCTCTACGGGTTGACCGTCGGCAACGGCAAGACCGGTGCCATGGCGTGGGGCCAGAACGGCCTGACGATGCAGGTGTCCGGAGTGGACCTATCCCAGCAGTCGGCCTTCGCGGCCGGCAACGTCGGGCTCACCACGAGCCCGGCGATGGACTCCGGCTACACCACCTACCAGCAGCGGCTGTCGCTCTACGACGGCATCCTGACCACGAAGTACGACAGCAACCGCACCGTCACCATCATGGGGTCGCCCAACTCCGAGGTGATGGGCATCCACGTCGACGACTCCCGTGCCGGGGTCTCGTCGATCGCGCTCGACCTGAGCATGTGGGACCCGAACTCGGTCTCCAACTCCGGCGACGTGCCCGACATCAACACCTGGCGGACGGTCTCGACCTTCGCCGATGCGACGGCGGCCGGCTTCAGCCGGGGCCAGAGCGATGCCAACGGCTTCGGTTACACCCTCGCGGCGACGGTGGAGGGCGCTTCCTTCACCACCCAGGTCGTCAACGGGACCCGCGTCCGGCTCAACATCACGCCGACCAGCAGCTACACGATCTGGTTCACCGCTGCGAGCCGGGTCAACTCGCCGGGGGCCAACTCGGTGACCCAGGCCCGCAACCAGCTCTCGGCGGTCAAGGCAACCGGCTACGCCACCACGCTCAACAACTACCGCAACTGGTGGCACGCGTTCTGGGAGCGGTCGTTCGTCCAGTACTCCAACTCGTCCGGCGACGCGGACTACCTGGAGAACGTCTACTACCTGTCCACCTACATGATCGCGGCCGGAGGCTTCGGCAACTACCCCTACCACTTCATCAACGGCGTCTTCCGGGCCACCGGCGACGCGACGAAGTGGAGCAACGGCTACTGGTACTGGAACCAGCGCGATGTCTACAACTCCTTCCTGGCGTCCAATCACGTCGACATGCTGGCGGTCTTCAACCGGCTCTACAGCCGCAACTACAACGCGCTGAAGGCCTATACGCAGACCCGCTACGCGATCGACGGGCTGTGGGTGCCCGAGACGATGGGCTGGGACGGCAACGCCCGGGGAACGGTGGGCAGCGACTACGTCAACGACATCTACTCCACCGGCACCGAGGCCGCCTACAACATGTACCTGCAGTACCGGTACTCGAACGACACCGCCTACCTGCAGAACACCGTCTACCCGTACATGCGGGAGGTGGTGAAGTTCTACCAGCGCAAGTTCACCCTCGACAGCGGCAGCGGCAAGTGGGTGATGGTCAACTCCAACGCGCACGAGACCTACTGGGACGTGCGCAACGCCATCACCGACCTCGCCGCCGTACGGCTGCTCTTCCCGCTGACGATCCAGGTGAGCACCCAGCTCGGCCTCGACAGCGGGCTGCGCGCGGGCTGGCAGTCGATGCTCGACAACCTCTACCCCTACCAGGTGAGCAACGGCGCCTGGCTGCCGCACGACCCGCCGACGTCGCCGACCCGCAACGGCGAGAACGTGTCGGCGGAGCTGATCTGGCCCTACGACCGGACCGGCATCGGTGCGTCGGACTTCCAGACCGCCCTCAACACCTGGAACGTGCGGCCCAACCCCTACAGCAACGTCTGGGCCAACGACGCGGTGCAGGCGGCCCGGCTGGGCCTCGGCGACCAGGCGCTCAGCGGCATGAAGCTGATGCTGCAGCGCTACCAGAACTACCCCAACGGCATGACCAACAACACCAACGGCGTCTTCGAATACCTGGGCGTGCACCTGACCGCGCTCAACGAATCGCTGATGCAGAGCTACAACGACAAGATCCGGGTCTTCCCGGCGGTGCCCGGGGACTCGAGCTTCGTCGGCAAGTTCACCCTGCTCGCGAAGGACGGCTTCGTCGTCAGTTCCGAGCGCGAGGCCGGCGAGATCAAGTACGTCGGTCTCAAGAGCCTCTACGGCAAGGACGCGCGCGTCGTGAACCCGTGGGGCACCCAGCAGGTCCGGGTGCGGCGTACCGGTGACAACGCGATCATCACGACGAGCACGGCGGCCGAGGTCACCTTCGCCACCGCCGCCAACACGGTCTACGTGCTGGAGCGCGTCGCCAAGCCGCTGACCGGCTACACGTCGGTGCAGCTGTCCGGCACCGCCAACCAGGGGCCGAAATCCCTTTCCGGTACGGCGTCCACGCTGGGCCTCGCGGGGGCCGGCGGCGGTGGCGGGCTCGTCAACGACACCGAGCTGACCTACAGCGCCAACTGGTACCACACCACGGGCCGGGGCTACGGCGACTACAACGACGACACGCACCACACCAACACCGTGGGCGCCGAGGCCTCCTACACGTTCACCGGCACCGGGGTCGAGTACCTCTCGGAGCGCAACGGTGACATGGGCAACGTGGACGTCTACCTCGACAACGTCTTCCAGGCCAACGTGAACCTCTACGTCGCGACGGCCCGGCAGGCCCAGGCGGTCGTCTACGCCAGGACCGGCCTGTCCAACGGGCAGCACACGATCCGCATCGTCAACAAGGCGACCGCGGTCGGCATGGTGGACGCGCTGCGGATCACCACCGGCGGCACGCCGCCGGGCTCGACGATCAAGGGTATCCGCGCGCAGGTCAACAGCTTGTACGTCTGTGCCGAGAACGGCGGTGCGGCGGCGCTGATCGCCAACCGGGCCTCGATCGGCGCCTGGGAGCAGTTCGACGTCTTCGATCTCGGCAGCGGCAATGTGGCACTGCGGGCCCGGGTCAACGGCCTCTATGTGACCGCTCCCAACAACGGGGCGAACCCGCTGATCGCGAGCGCTACGGCGATCGGCACCGCGGAAACATTCGGACTCGTCAGTAATTCTGATGGCACCGTGAGTCTGTTGGCGCGGATCAACAACAGATACGTTGTTGCCGAGAACGGTGGAGCGGCGGCCCTGGTCGCCAATCGCACTGCGATCGGCCCGTGGGAGAAGTTCACACTGGTCAATCCTTAA